DNA from Hwangdonia lutea:
GCAGATAAAGAAGAGTTTGAAACCCGATTTATGGAAATTATTGAGGCAAAGTTTAATTAAAATTTTGGTTGTTCCCACGCTAAAAAAAGCGTGGTCGGGCTTTCCATTATATCTTTTTCTCGTGCCTCAAAAAAGGATGCCATTTCAATCCCTAACACAGTAGTAACAGTTATTACATGAGTAAACTTTACATCGTACCAACACCCATAGGTAACTTAAAAGACATCACCTTTCGAGCTATCGATGTTTTAAAAGAATCCGATTTAATTCTCGCCGAAGACACCCGAACCTCAGGGAAACTCTTAAAACATTACGAGGTTTTAACCCCAATGCAATCGCACCACATGCATAACGAGCACAAAACGGTAGAAAGCATTATTCAAAAAATAAAAAGCGGCACCACGGTAGCCTTAATTAGCGATGCCGGAACGCCGGCCATTTCAGACCCCGGATTTTTGTTAACCCGTGCTTGCATCGAAAATAATATTGAAGTAGATTGTTTGCCCGGAGCCACCGCCTTTGTACCGGCTTTGGTAAATTCAGGCTTGCCAAACGATAAGTTTGTCTTCGAAGGGTTTTTGCCCGTAAAAAAAGGACGGCAAACCCGATTGCTGCTTTTGGCCGAAGAAACCAGAACCATTATTTTTTACGAAAGTCCGCATAAACTGGTTAAAACACTTGGTCATTTTTGTGAGTATTTTGGCGAAGACAGACTCGTGTCCGTTTCGCGCGAATTAACTAAATTGTACGAAGAAACCATTCGCGGTACAGCAAAAGAAGTTTTAGAGTATTATACCATTAAGCCTCCAAAAGGTGAAATTGTTATTGTGGTTGGCGGGAAAAAATAAGCAGTTAAGATTTGTAATTATTATAGAATTCAAAAATTAAAAAACCCATGAAATATTATAAAATATCGGCAATAGTGTTAATTGTATTTGTGTTTACAGTTGGCTTTAAGCCCGTAGAAGTTGAGCATAAGGAAATATTTAAAACACCTAAAAATGTTATATTGTTAATTGGAGATGGCATGGGGCTATCGCAAGTTTCAAGCAGTTTTTATTTTGGGAATGAAAACTCAAGTTTCGAGCGATTTAAACAAATAGGCTTTATAAAAACATCTTCCGAAAGTCATTTAATTACCGATTCGGCAGCTGGAGCAACAGCTTTTTCAGCTGGTATAAAAACCTATAATGGTGCGATAGGTGTAGATAAAGATGCTTTGGCGGTACCGTTAATAACCCATAAAGCTGCGGAAGCAAAAGTGGTATCGGGGCTAATAAGCACCTCTTCAATAACGCATGCAACACCTGCTTCTTTTTTCGCGTATGTTGAACGTAGAAGTATGCAAGAGGACATTGCGGCACAATTGCCAGCATCTGAAATAGATTTTTTTGTAGGGGCTGGGAATGATTTCTTTTTTAAAAGAAAAGACAATAAAGATTTAAGTGCTACTTTTTCTAAAAATGGATTTATAATCGATACTGTTTCCTTAAAAAAACCTCAAAATTTTAATTTAGACAATAAGTATGGTTATTTATTAGCGCCAAAACATATGCCAAAAATGACTGAAGGCCGTGGCGATTTTTTAAGTCAGGCCACGCAATTGGGTATCGAATATTTATCTAAAAACGACCATGGTTTTTTTCTTATGGTAGAAGGTTCTCAAATAGATTGGGGCGGACATGCCAATGACTCAGAATATATTGTTGAAGAAGTAAAGGATTTTAGCAAAGTTATTGGTGAAGTGCTTGATTTTGCAGAGAAGGATGGTAACACACTGGTTGTGGTAACGGCAGACCATGAAACGGGAGGTTATACACTTGCTTCTGAAAACGGGAATTACAATAAAATTAAAGGAAGCTTCTCAACAGGAGGCCATTCGGCAACCTTAATTCCTGTATTTGCTTACGGGCCAGGTGCGGAGAATTTTCAAGGTATTTATGAAAACAATCTTATTTATCATAAAATTATGCAGTTAACCAATTGGGGTAAGTAATTAAACAATTAGGTAATTTAAGCCCAATGGATATTTTATTATGCAGCATACGGCAGTGCACCATTTGTAAAGCCCATTTACCATTGGGTCCGCGGCCAGTTGTATCGGCACATCCAGATTCTAAAATCGTAATTGTTGGTCAGGCACCGGGGACCAAAGTGCACAAAACAGGGATTCCGTGGGACGATCCAAGTGGCAAACAATTACGAAAATGGCTTGATGTTACTGACGAAGAATTTTATGATGAAAAAAAATTCGCCATTATCCCCATGGGATTTTGTTATCCGGGAAAGGGAAAATCAGGGGATTTGCCACCGCGACCAGAATGTGCCCCGCAATGGCACCAGCCCCTTTTTGATGAACTTAAAAATGTGGAGTTGATTATTTTAATTGGGATGTATGCCCAAAAATATTATTTGCAAAAAGAAGCAAAGAAAACATTAACCGAAACCGTTAGAAATTATAACGAGTATTTACCCAAATATTTGCCCTTGCCACATCCATCGCCGCGAAATCGGTTTTGGTTAGCTAAAAACCCCTGGTTTGATTTTGAGGTGTTGCCGGAGTTGAAGGAACGGGTAAAACACATATTGACAGCTTTGTAATAACTCAAATAAATTATCAATATGTGTTTTGTGTTCTCATTTTTTAACTGATTACACCAAGGTTTTTACCCACTTTTGTAAATGCCTGAACAGCTTTATCTAAGTGTTCCTTTGTATGTGCAGCCGATAATTGCACTCGTATTCTTGCTTTGTTTTGAGGCACTACGGGGTAGAAAAACCCAATAACATAGATGCCTTCTTCCAATAATTGATTGGCCATAACTTGAGAAAGCTTTGCATCGTACAGCATTACAGGAACAATGGCGGCACCAGCGCCTACCAAATCGAAACCTGCAGCCTCCATTTGGCTTCTAAAATAATTTGTGTTTTCTTCTAACTTATCACGTAGCGAAGTATCTCTTTCTAAAATTTCAAATACCTTCAATGAAGCGCCAACGATGGTGGGTGCCAATGAATTTGAAAACAGATAAGGCCTTGACCTTTGACGTAGCATTTCAATAATTTCCTTTTTGCCCGTGGTAAAACCACCCATGGCGCCACCTAATGCTTTTCCTAGAGTACCCGTAATAATATCTACTCTACCCAGGACATTTTTTAACTCTATGGTACCGCGTCCTGATTTACCAATAAAACCAGAAGCATGACATTCGTCTACCATTACCAAAGCATCGTATTTATCGGCTAAATCACAAATCTTATCTAACTCGGCAACAATCCCATCCATGGAAAACACACCATCGGTAACAATTATTTTAAAACGATGGTTTTGTTTATTGGCTTCAATTAATTTGGCCTCCAAATCTTCCATATCGTTATTGGCATATCTGTATCGAGCAGCTTTACACAAACGAACACCATCAATGATTGAAGCGTGATTTAAAGCATCTGAAATAATGGCATCTTCATGCGTTAACAAAGGCTCAAAAGCACCACCGTTCGCATCAAAAGCAGCAGCATAAAGAATGGTATCTTCACAATGGAAAAACTCAGCTATTTTCGCTTCTAACTGCTTGTGTATATCTTGGGTGCCGCATATAAAGCGTACGGACGACATTCCAAAACCGTGGGTATCCAAAGTGTCTTTAGCCGCCTGAATCACTTCTTTGTTGTTGGATAAACCCAAGTAGTTGTTAGCACAAAAGTTAATAACCTCCTGTCCTGTTGAAATCTTTATAACAGCATCTTGAGGCGTAGTTATAATACGCTCTTCTTTAAATAAACCCGAGTCCTTTATATTTTGTAATTCTTCTATTAAATGATCCTTAATGCTTCCGTACATAGTTGCTTATATTTTAGTTGTTAATTGGTAATACGTTTTTATGTTTTCTATCATTTCCTTGGTTATTAAAGATAAGTCATATTTTGGTTTCCAGCCCCAATCTTCCCTAGCAGCAGAATCATCAACACTATCTGGCCATGATTTTGCTATATCCTGTCTGAAATCTGGTTTGTAGTTTATCTCAAAATTCGGATAAATGTCTTTAATCGATTGGCATACCTGTTCCGCTGTAAAGCTCATACCCGCGAGGTTATACGAAGTTCTTATCTTTATGTTTTCGGCAGGTGCGTCCATGAGTTCAATTGTTGCTCTAATGGCATCGTCCATAAAAATCATGGGCAACATGGTTGTGGCCTCCAAAAAGCAATCAAAACACTCTTCTTTAACAGCTTTGTGGTAAATGTCTACGGCATAATCTGTGGTGCCGCCCCCTGGCAGCGACTGGTAGCCAATTACCCCTGGGTATCTTAATGAGCGTATGTCCATGCCATACTTTTTGTGGTAATAATTCACCCAGTTTTCGCCAGCGGCTTTACTCATTCCATACACTGTTAAAGGGGTTAGATTTGATGTTTGTGGCGTGTTAATACATTCAACCTCATCGCCAAAAACTGCAATAGAGCTAGGGTAAAATAATTTGTTAACACCATGTAACCGCGATACCTCTAAAACGTTGAACAAAGTACTCATATTGATATCCCATGTTTTAAGAGGGAACTGTTCGCCGTTGGCAGATAAAATAGCCGCTAAATGATAAACTTGGGTTATTTTATATTTTATCACACAGTCTTGAAGGGCATCATAATTGGTTACATCCAAAACCTCGAAATGGCCTTCGAAATTTGGGTTCTCTCTTAAATCTGAAGCAATTACAGAATCAATACCATATTTTTCTTGTAAAGCTTTTGTAAGCACCGTGCCTAATTGGCCGCTCGCACCCGTAATTAAAATTCGCTCTGTTTTCATTTTAACAATTTTAAGCAATGTAAAATTAATAAAAACAGCCATAATTAAATTGAAACATCTTCAGATTGACTTAAAATAAGTATTTTTATCTATTGTATCAATTATTTAAAGATTTTTTATCTTTATTCTGTATTTTTAAGTCTTTAAAAAGTAAATTTATCTGCATAATGGAAAAACTAGATGATATAGATCTTAAAATTTTAAGAATCCTTCAAAAGAATTCTAAAAAAACAACCAAGGAAATTGCTCAAATGCTGAACTTAACAGCCTCTCCGGTGTATGAGCGAATAAGGCGTTTGGAAAACAAAGGTTACATAAAAAAATACGTAGCCCTACTTGATAAAATTCAATTAAACCGTCCTATAACAGCCGTTTGCATGGTGTCGTTACGGTACCATAACGAGGGTTTTATTGAAAAATTTGAAAGCCAAATTAAGGAGCTCAAAGAAGTCCAGGAATGTTATCACATGGCCGGAAAAGTAGATTTTTTTCTAAAAATAAACCTTCAAAGCTTAGACGCTTATCATGAGTTTGTGAGGCTTAAATTATCCAAAATTGAAAACATTGGTGTTCTTGAAAGCTATTTTGTTTTAAAAGAAATCTATTCTACTACCGAATTTTTTATATAAACACAAACTGAATGCATTAATAACGCGGCGAATTAACCTATCCCGTTGTACATTTTGAATGGAAAAACATCAATATGTCAATTCGAGTGATTTTGAGGCACGAAAAATTGTATCGAGAATCAATTTCAAATTAAAATTCTTATTCTCGATACAAATTTTACTCATTCCAATCGTAAAATTCACTCGAACTGACAGAATTTTGTCAAAATGCACAACGGGTTAACTTAATAAATTTTTACAATTTATGGTACTTTCTAATGGTTTGTAACCTAATCAATATTTTTCAATGTTTTCAAACTGAGAATGTTAATGTAAAAGGTTTGGTTTTAGTGATTTTTAGTGGTATAAAATTCATATTTTTAGGCCTTCAAAATAATATCTGAGGATATTACAATTTAACTACAAATAGAATGCCCTATAGTAATACTAATAATACTTTTGACGCCATAGTAATAGGTACCGGAATATCTGGAGGATGGGCGGCAAAAGAGCTTTGTGAAGGCGGATTGAAAACCCTTGTTTTAGAGAAAGGTAGAAATGTTGCCCATATTGATGATTACCATACTGCCACCAAAGAAACATGGGAATTGGAGTTTAGAGGAAAACCAAGTTTAGAGGATCAAAAAAATCAGCATAAGCAAGCACGAGCAGGCTATGTAACAAATCAGGCTACCAAGCATTGGTTTGTTAACGATTTAAAACACCCGTATAACGAAACTAAAAGATTCGATTGGATTAGAGGCCATCATGTGGGTGGCCGCTCCTTAACTTGGGGAAGACAAGCTCTACGATTGAGCGATCTCGATTTTAATGCCAACAAGCTAGATGGTTATGGTGTCGATTGGCCCATCCGCTATAAAGATATTGAGTCTTGGTACACTTACGTTGAAAAGTATATTGGGGTTTGCGGCGAAAAATTAGGTTTACCGCAATTACCGGACGGTTATTTTTCCCCACCCATGGCGCTTAATGTGGTTGAAAAAGAATTCAAATCACAAATTCACAAGCATTATACTAATAGGACTTTAACGATTGGTCGATTTGCGAATATTACAGGAGATGAAACCTATGAAGGCAGACACAATTGCGCCTATAGAAACAAATGCATGAGAGGTTGCCCTTTAGGGGGGTATTTTAGTAGCAACGCTTCTACTTTACCGGCAGCCGAAAGAACCGGAAACATGACTTTGAGGCCGTATTCCAATGCCTATGAAATTGTATACGATGAGCGCTCTAAAAAAGCCATAGGAGTTAAAAT
Protein-coding regions in this window:
- the kbl gene encoding glycine C-acetyltransferase, with translation MYGSIKDHLIEELQNIKDSGLFKEERIITTPQDAVIKISTGQEVINFCANNYLGLSNNKEVIQAAKDTLDTHGFGMSSVRFICGTQDIHKQLEAKIAEFFHCEDTILYAAAFDANGGAFEPLLTHEDAIISDALNHASIIDGVRLCKAARYRYANNDMEDLEAKLIEANKQNHRFKIIVTDGVFSMDGIVAELDKICDLADKYDALVMVDECHASGFIGKSGRGTIELKNVLGRVDIITGTLGKALGGAMGGFTTGKKEIIEMLRQRSRPYLFSNSLAPTIVGASLKVFEILERDTSLRDKLEENTNYFRSQMEAAGFDLVGAGAAIVPVMLYDAKLSQVMANQLLEEGIYVIGFFYPVVPQNKARIRVQLSAAHTKEHLDKAVQAFTKVGKNLGVIS
- a CDS encoding uracil-DNA glycosylase family protein; this encodes MDILLCSIRQCTICKAHLPLGPRPVVSAHPDSKIVIVGQAPGTKVHKTGIPWDDPSGKQLRKWLDVTDEEFYDEKKFAIIPMGFCYPGKGKSGDLPPRPECAPQWHQPLFDELKNVELIILIGMYAQKYYLQKEAKKTLTETVRNYNEYLPKYLPLPHPSPRNRFWLAKNPWFDFEVLPELKERVKHILTAL
- a CDS encoding NAD-dependent epimerase/dehydratase family protein, whose protein sequence is MKTERILITGASGQLGTVLTKALQEKYGIDSVIASDLRENPNFEGHFEVLDVTNYDALQDCVIKYKITQVYHLAAILSANGEQFPLKTWDINMSTLFNVLEVSRLHGVNKLFYPSSIAVFGDEVECINTPQTSNLTPLTVYGMSKAAGENWVNYYHKKYGMDIRSLRYPGVIGYQSLPGGGTTDYAVDIYHKAVKEECFDCFLEATTMLPMIFMDDAIRATIELMDAPAENIKIRTSYNLAGMSFTAEQVCQSIKDIYPNFEINYKPDFRQDIAKSWPDSVDDSAAREDWGWKPKYDLSLITKEMIENIKTYYQLTTKI
- a CDS encoding alkaline phosphatase, producing MKYYKISAIVLIVFVFTVGFKPVEVEHKEIFKTPKNVILLIGDGMGLSQVSSSFYFGNENSSFERFKQIGFIKTSSESHLITDSAAGATAFSAGIKTYNGAIGVDKDALAVPLITHKAAEAKVVSGLISTSSITHATPASFFAYVERRSMQEDIAAQLPASEIDFFVGAGNDFFFKRKDNKDLSATFSKNGFIIDTVSLKKPQNFNLDNKYGYLLAPKHMPKMTEGRGDFLSQATQLGIEYLSKNDHGFFLMVEGSQIDWGGHANDSEYIVEEVKDFSKVIGEVLDFAEKDGNTLVVVTADHETGGYTLASENGNYNKIKGSFSTGGHSATLIPVFAYGPGAENFQGIYENNLIYHKIMQLTNWGK
- the rsmI gene encoding 16S rRNA (cytidine(1402)-2'-O)-methyltransferase, with translation MSKLYIVPTPIGNLKDITFRAIDVLKESDLILAEDTRTSGKLLKHYEVLTPMQSHHMHNEHKTVESIIQKIKSGTTVALISDAGTPAISDPGFLLTRACIENNIEVDCLPGATAFVPALVNSGLPNDKFVFEGFLPVKKGRQTRLLLLAEETRTIIFYESPHKLVKTLGHFCEYFGEDRLVSVSRELTKLYEETIRGTAKEVLEYYTIKPPKGEIVIVVGGKK
- a CDS encoding Lrp/AsnC family transcriptional regulator codes for the protein MEKLDDIDLKILRILQKNSKKTTKEIAQMLNLTASPVYERIRRLENKGYIKKYVALLDKIQLNRPITAVCMVSLRYHNEGFIEKFESQIKELKEVQECYHMAGKVDFFLKINLQSLDAYHEFVRLKLSKIENIGVLESYFVLKEIYSTTEFFI